GCAGAATACGAAGGTGATCAATCAGCCGAGAACATCTCGGACGTGGCCACCTGGGGGGTCGCGGAAAACGATGAGAGCGTTGCCCGGATCGAGTCCGTCGGCGGTGATCCGGCGTCGGCTAGGATCGCTGGGGTGACTGCGGGTGATGCGGCGCTCACGGTCGCCTTCGGTGGCGTTGAGAAGCAGGCGACGATTTCAGTCGATCCAGCCGAGAACCAGCCCGGTGCCCTGTCTTTGAGGGCACGACCCGATGTGATTCTGGCCGGGGCGGACGACCCAACGGAGATCACCGCGGCGGTGCGGGCCAACGATCCGGAGACGGGAGTGATCTCCGAGAGGCAGGATCTGACGCTGACGGTCAGCCCCACTGGGGTTCTTGGTCAGGTGCCGGGCACGCTTGAGGCGCACCCGGACGGCGGGATTGCCACTGGCAGCTTCAGCGCGTCAGCGACCGCTGATAACCCGACGCTGGTGCGGCTCGGTGCAAGGCTGCCGGGGACGATCCTTGAGCGGCGGATTCCGCTTCGGGTTGTGACGGATTTCGGGCAGATCTTCCAGCGCTATGGGGCGATTCATCCGGATCGGCGTGAACTCATCGCGATCCTCATCGTGAATACGTCGAACCGGCCGTTCGACGTGGAAAACCTGGAAGTGCAACCGGCGAACCAACTGATCGACCCGTCGGAGCTGATTTTCCAGACGGTCCCGGCTGGCTCCTCCATTTTCCAGATTGTTGAGCTCCCGAGCGACGACTATCTGGACCAGGAAAACGTTGAGTTGCGCTTCAACCTGATCGAGCCCAGGACGCAGGAGCAGTTTTCGGTGAGTGTGCGGTTTTTCTGAGCTAAAGGAGCTCATCGAAGCCCGCAATGGTGGAGTCGCGCCAGTGGCGCTGGTTAGAGCGGTTCCGCGCCTTCGTTGAGGATGTTCAGGTAGCGGCGATAGACGAAGATCCGGTCTCGCTGGCGGCCGGTGATCTCCTCGACGATCCCTAACTCTTCCAGAGCATCGATGGCGCGACCGGCCGTGGGGGCGGCGACGCCAGTACGCCGGCGAATATCCTTGATGGACGCCACCGGTCGCGACCGGAACGCGTTGAATACCCGCAGGGTGTTCGGCGCAGAGCGCCCGAGGCTGTGGATGCGGGCAGCGTCTTCCTGGAATAGGGCCACCAGCCGATTCGCCGTTTCAACGGCACCGGTTGCCGTGGTACGGACACCCTCCAGGAAGAAATCAAGCCACGCTTCCCAATCAGCGTCATAGCGCACGGTATCGAGAAGCCGGTAGTACTCTGCACGGTTCTGCTTGAAGTAGAGACTCAGGTACAGCAGGGGCTCGTGCAGGATGCCGTCCTGATGGAGCGTGAGCGCGATCAGGAGTCGGCCGATTCGGCCGTTCCCGTCCAGAAAGGGGTGGATTGTCTCGAACTGCACATGCGCGAGAGCGGCCTTGATGAGTGCCGAGAATGGAAGGTTTTCGTCATGGAGAAAAACCTCGAGGGCGGCCATGGCATCCTCGACATAATCTGGCGGCGGCGGCACGAACTGCGCGTTTCCGGGCCGTGTCCCACCGATCCAGTTCTGGCTTCGACGGAATTCTCCTGGCTGCTTCTCCGCGCCGCGGCCGCGGGCCAGCAGTAGCTCGTGCATCTCGCGTATAAGGCGGTTAGACAACGGGAAGCCGCTGCGCAGTCGATACAAGCCGTGCGTCAGGGCAGCGATGTAGTTGGATACTTCCACCACATCGTCGAAGGGCACGCCTGGCGCTTCATCCAGTTCGAAAAGCAGGAGATCGGAGAAGGACGACTGCGTGCCTTCGATCTGGCTGGAGACCAGTGCCTCTCGCCGGATATAGGCGTAGAGGAACAGATCGGGCTCGGGGAGAAGCTGGGTGATGGAATCCAGCCGCCCGCACGCGACCAGTGCCTGCTCATGCATTCGGGCACGTTGCCCGGTCACCTCGGGTCCTGGGTTAGGGGG
The DNA window shown above is from Aquisalimonas sp. 2447 and carries:
- a CDS encoding Fic family protein, translating into MAQRGTTGEYDTRHLGGEAIHAFVPHPLPPNPGPEVTGQRARMHEQALVACGRLDSITQLLPEPDLFLYAYIRREALVSSQIEGTQSSFSDLLLFELDEAPGVPFDDVVEVSNYIAALTHGLYRLRSGFPLSNRLIREMHELLLARGRGAEKQPGEFRRSQNWIGGTRPGNAQFVPPPPDYVEDAMAALEVFLHDENLPFSALIKAALAHVQFETIHPFLDGNGRIGRLLIALTLHQDGILHEPLLYLSLYFKQNRAEYYRLLDTVRYDADWEAWLDFFLEGVRTTATGAVETANRLVALFQEDAARIHSLGRSAPNTLRVFNAFRSRPVASIKDIRRRTGVAAPTAGRAIDALEELGIVEEITGRQRDRIFVYRRYLNILNEGAEPL